The following are encoded in a window of Thalassotalea insulae genomic DNA:
- a CDS encoding winged helix-turn-helix domain-containing protein, translating into MAIYTFSEFTYNTDTRELISPVKSVYLRKKVADVLCYLIENKDRVVNKEELLQAIWIQADYRENSLLQSIREIRKLLGETSKAPKFIRTVHMKGYEWIYNDVEEVASKANIENDNDTASEKPLKKHTFKLIYTVPVIFILLIAVFTQYLFEPVENPPQESKEKIVVLPFKNDTGSENFQWLELGYSDMFIEGLGKITKASMVPTYITQGILAQNNVSIHTLDKNNISQIINELNAKLAITATISRDGNNLRFNYRIHYKNGEVISGSIKYPNLPSSLPSLVSQISNIIYKEKKLPTVDNSYFTNSDAEQDYAKGIQAMRGKGAHLAIKYFEASSLHEPNNNLVKLKLAETFYTLGDWQRSEKLYQQLLKDINNVDDPYLIIGTYNGLASLMIQKNQYHKANHLIEEGLIIANKVQLPYKEAELLRTKSDLMRHTGKSKEHQLLLLQADKLSQPYKSLQNEADSLYYLGSPSNKHLEIDPDINLRRNKEKLSQALNYYQQLGDQTGIGRTNLAIGQNYYFDIPTRINALNKAQEIFKNTGNLIELIDTLNYHGYFYIQLHKGQWSYKYLAEAQHLLNQINAPKKLQINSFLSAFASLDQGIDRGNGINVKALQQAIKGFNETINDFAKIKSGSTTADSYYLLGWAYSELEQHEKALGYINNAIKRYQKLGYVDSVKYANTSKAEELLHLGQWQEAVNVAEKAKPSYLLYLYKAKAYYELGNHRYAIETLQLTKQKYKEKWTNNDENTLSLYENSLIDNTKTPLNPIKSSHLVYCESLWNQEGIEKAVLKLNNPVKSIPIT; encoded by the coding sequence ATGGCTATATACACATTTTCAGAATTTACCTATAACACCGATACTCGAGAACTTATAAGCCCGGTAAAAAGTGTTTATCTGCGTAAAAAAGTGGCTGACGTACTTTGCTACTTAATAGAAAATAAAGACAGAGTTGTAAATAAAGAAGAATTGTTGCAAGCCATATGGATCCAAGCTGACTATAGAGAAAACTCACTATTACAAAGCATTCGTGAAATAAGAAAACTTTTAGGTGAAACTTCTAAGGCACCTAAATTCATCCGAACTGTACATATGAAAGGTTATGAATGGATTTATAATGATGTTGAAGAGGTCGCTTCAAAAGCTAATATTGAAAACGATAACGACACAGCTTCAGAAAAGCCCTTAAAAAAACATACCTTTAAGTTGATATACACAGTTCCAGTTATCTTCATTTTACTCATTGCAGTTTTCACACAATATCTTTTTGAACCGGTTGAAAATCCCCCCCAAGAAAGCAAAGAGAAAATTGTGGTTCTACCATTTAAAAATGACACTGGCAGCGAAAATTTTCAGTGGCTTGAACTCGGTTACTCCGATATGTTCATAGAAGGACTGGGAAAAATAACTAAGGCTTCCATGGTACCCACCTATATAACTCAAGGCATACTCGCACAAAATAACGTAAGCATACACACATTAGATAAAAACAATATTTCTCAAATAATAAATGAGTTAAACGCCAAATTAGCAATCACTGCAACAATAAGCCGAGATGGTAATAATTTAAGGTTTAATTACCGTATTCACTACAAAAATGGCGAAGTAATTAGCGGTAGTATTAAATACCCGAATCTCCCCTCTTCTTTACCCTCATTAGTAAGCCAAATATCAAATATTATTTATAAAGAAAAAAAACTACCAACAGTAGATAATTCGTACTTTACCAACAGTGACGCAGAGCAAGATTATGCCAAAGGCATCCAAGCTATGCGTGGTAAAGGTGCTCATTTAGCCATCAAGTATTTCGAAGCTTCATCATTACATGAGCCAAATAACAATTTAGTAAAATTAAAACTTGCAGAGACATTTTATACATTAGGAGACTGGCAACGTTCTGAAAAACTATATCAACAATTGCTTAAAGATATTAACAATGTTGATGATCCATATTTAATCATTGGGACATATAACGGCTTAGCCAGTTTAATGATACAAAAAAACCAATATCACAAAGCAAATCATTTAATAGAAGAAGGTTTAATCATCGCCAATAAAGTCCAATTGCCCTACAAAGAAGCTGAACTTTTAAGAACAAAATCGGACTTAATGCGCCATACCGGGAAAAGTAAAGAACATCAGTTATTACTGTTACAAGCAGATAAACTTAGCCAACCGTACAAGTCACTGCAAAATGAAGCTGATTCATTGTATTACTTAGGAAGTCCAAGTAATAAACATTTAGAAATAGATCCCGACATTAATTTAAGGCGTAATAAAGAAAAGTTATCACAAGCACTAAACTATTATCAGCAGCTTGGCGACCAAACTGGCATCGGCCGAACTAATTTAGCCATTGGACAAAACTACTATTTTGATATTCCGACAAGAATAAACGCATTAAACAAAGCACAGGAAATATTCAAGAATACAGGTAACCTTATTGAACTCATCGATACGCTAAATTATCACGGTTACTTCTATATACAACTGCATAAGGGGCAATGGTCATATAAATACTTGGCTGAAGCGCAACATTTATTAAATCAAATTAACGCGCCTAAAAAATTACAAATTAATTCGTTTTTAAGCGCTTTTGCATCACTAGATCAAGGTATTGACCGGGGAAATGGAATCAATGTCAAAGCCTTACAACAAGCCATTAAAGGCTTTAACGAAACAATTAACGATTTTGCTAAGATAAAAAGTGGCTCGACAACTGCTGATAGCTATTATCTTCTGGGATGGGCCTACTCCGAGTTAGAGCAACACGAAAAAGCATTGGGCTACATAAATAATGCAATTAAACGATACCAGAAGCTAGGCTATGTAGATTCAGTGAAATACGCAAACACATCAAAAGCTGAAGAATTATTGCATTTAGGCCAATGGCAAGAAGCCGTCAATGTCGCTGAAAAAGCCAAGCCTAGTTACTTATTGTATCTATATAAAGCTAAAGCATATTATGAATTAGGCAACCACCGATATGCGATTGAGACACTACAACTGACTAAGCAAAAATATAAGGAAAAATGGACTAATAATGATGAGAACACTCTGTCTCTTTATGAAAATAGTTTGATTGATAATACTAAAACACCATTGAATCCAATAAAGAGCTCTCACCTTGTTTATTGTGAATCTTTATGGAACCAGGAAGGTATAGAAAAAGCTGTATTAAAGTTGAACAATCCCGTTAAATCGATACCAATAACTTAG
- a CDS encoding cytochrome c biogenesis protein CcdA, which yields MEFIESLIQSYLSTGELSFVAIALVFFAGVLTSATPCVYPMIPITVGIFGYESKNKANNKLGPVFYIGGLAVIYGGLGVFAASTGKLFGEISTSPFGYILIANLCLIFAAWMMGWVNFPNFTVAQNVQNRFSHPYIRLFLMGGASGLVAAPCTAPVLGMLLLYIASKGDIVYGAILMISFAYGLGALLLLLAFSSQWFSRLPKPGPWMKYNKYLMSLIMLLSAEYFLVEASKLLF from the coding sequence ATGGAGTTTATAGAAAGCCTTATACAAAGTTACTTATCTACGGGAGAGTTATCTTTTGTTGCAATAGCCCTTGTATTTTTTGCTGGAGTGCTGACAAGTGCTACTCCATGTGTTTATCCAATGATCCCTATTACCGTAGGTATTTTTGGTTATGAATCTAAAAACAAGGCGAACAATAAGTTAGGTCCTGTTTTTTATATAGGTGGTTTGGCTGTAATTTATGGTGGTTTGGGGGTGTTTGCTGCGTCTACAGGAAAGTTATTTGGCGAGATATCAACGAGCCCGTTTGGTTATATTTTGATCGCTAACTTGTGTCTCATTTTTGCAGCTTGGATGATGGGATGGGTGAATTTTCCTAACTTTACTGTCGCACAGAACGTACAAAACCGGTTTAGTCATCCATATATACGTCTATTTCTTATGGGGGGAGCATCTGGTTTAGTTGCCGCCCCTTGTACTGCCCCCGTCTTAGGTATGTTGCTGTTATATATTGCGTCTAAAGGCGATATTGTATATGGCGCAATCTTAATGATTTCTTTTGCCTATGGTTTAGGTGCATTGTTATTGCTCTTGGCGTTTTCTTCACAATGGTTCTCTCGCTTGCCTAAACCCGGCCCCTGGATGAAGTACAACAAATATCTAATGAGCTTAATCATGTTATTGAGCGCAGAATACTTTTTAGTTGAAGCAAGTAAATTACTCTTTTGA
- a CDS encoding cupin domain-containing protein, translated as MKKTILLVGLIVCLSSHAHVTEKTNAQHDASVYSGVIAPKPITQYKNNENIVFKILLEKRNYEAASFELAEITIPPGINVPGHTHNSDEYIYVLSGELEHKIGNKSVILKAGDIGIAPKHIKVSHRAISDTEVKTLVIWTPTGEAEYWQKILSTSMKK; from the coding sequence ATGAAAAAAACTATTTTATTAGTTGGTTTAATTGTTTGTCTTAGCAGCCACGCACATGTGACAGAGAAGACAAATGCTCAGCATGACGCCTCTGTGTATTCTGGCGTTATAGCACCGAAACCTATCACTCAATATAAAAACAATGAAAACATAGTATTTAAAATTCTGTTAGAAAAAAGGAATTATGAAGCTGCATCATTTGAGCTGGCTGAAATAACGATACCACCAGGAATTAATGTACCAGGACATACGCACAATTCTGATGAATACATATATGTGCTTAGCGGTGAACTGGAGCATAAAATTGGTAATAAAAGCGTTATTTTAAAAGCTGGTGATATAGGTATAGCACCTAAGCATATTAAGGTTTCACATCGGGCGATATCTGATACAGAAGTGAAGACTCTGGTTATTTGGACACCAACGGGAGAAGCGGAGTATTGGCAAAAAATTCTAAGTACAAGTATGAAAAAGTAA